One segment of Pristis pectinata isolate sPriPec2 chromosome 3, sPriPec2.1.pri, whole genome shotgun sequence DNA contains the following:
- the LOC127568583 gene encoding cofilin-2-like produces MRSGISLHDVVIEKFNLMKIPKPGQAKRKFLRLRLSEDGKHLVEDDECETQQQTCTDGYKQLLSHLQSKHCCFLICDISYDTNDSLTREDLILIQWCPSEAAIKERVQFSSTKEEVKSKLRGIRFDLEVNSLDDIDLSILADKLGKNVVRIEGVPV; encoded by the exons CGTTCTGGAATCTCTCTTCACGATGTAGTCATTGAGAAGTTCAACTTAATGAAGATTCCGAAGCCAGGTCAAGCCAAGAGAAAATTTCTCCGTCTGCGCCTCAGCGAGGATGGGAAACATCTGGTGGAGGATGATGAATGTGAGACACAGCAGCAAACCTGCACAGATGGATACAAGCAATTATTAAGCCACCTACAATCGAAACACTGCTGCTTTTTGATTTGTGATATCTCTTATGACACAAATGATTCGCTTACCAGGGAAGATCTGATCTTAATACAGTG GTGTCCATCTGAAGCAGCTATAAAGGAAAGGGTGCAGTTCTCATCAACAAAAGAAGAAGTCAAGAGCAAACTGAGAG GTATCAGGTTTGACCTGGAGGTCAATTCCTTGGATGACATAGACCTAAGCATCCTCGCTGATAAGCTGGGaaaaaatgttgtgagaatagaAGGGGTACCAGTGTGA